Proteins from one Nakamurella multipartita DSM 44233 genomic window:
- a CDS encoding NADAR family protein: MRIIEFYLHTDPWGELSNFHPAPIHLDGQRWPTTEHYFQAAKFPGTPHAELIRLAATPDRAKQLGGDRAAPLRADWLAVRDEVMRTALRAKFTQHEQLRALLLDTADAQLVEHTVNDHYCGDGGDGSGVNRLGLLLMQVRAELS; the protein is encoded by the coding sequence ATGCGGATCATCGAGTTCTACCTGCACACCGATCCCTGGGGCGAGCTGTCCAACTTCCACCCGGCCCCGATCCACCTCGACGGGCAGCGCTGGCCGACCACCGAGCACTACTTCCAGGCGGCCAAGTTCCCCGGGACGCCGCACGCGGAGCTGATCCGGCTGGCCGCCACGCCCGACCGGGCCAAACAGCTCGGCGGTGACCGCGCGGCACCGCTGCGCGCGGACTGGCTCGCGGTGCGCGACGAGGTGATGCGGACCGCGTTGCGGGCCAAGTTCACCCAGCACGAACAGCTGCGGGCGCTGCTGCTGGACACCGCCGACGCCCAGTTGGTCGAGCACACGGTCAACGACCACTACTGCGGCGACGGCGGCGACGGGTCAGGGGTCAATCGCCTGGGGCTGCTGCTGATGCAGGTCCGGGCCGAGCTGAGCTGA